One part of the Amaranthus tricolor cultivar Red isolate AtriRed21 chromosome 16, ASM2621246v1, whole genome shotgun sequence genome encodes these proteins:
- the LOC130802576 gene encoding zinc finger BED domain-containing protein RICESLEEPER 2-like, translating to MWTASSQRKGYMAVTSHFIDNTWKLQSFFMSLPPHNAEVLADALKQCIQSWNLDLRLASITVDNCTTNDAMMDIIKDSFPYGSLLLDGEFLRIRCSAHILNLIVQDGLNAVVYDGVNRIRKSVVFWTGSDKRVQKFEGVANQLASGYKRKLTLDCKIRWNSTYEMLCVAINYKEVFAVLSGRDKLYKNPPTPEDWEKVGKICELLEVFAKFTLDFSASKTPTANIYFSKTCKLKITLSTWLSSPYDYVVKMAEVMLEKYKKY from the exons ATGTGGACTGCAAGTAGTCAAAGGAAAGGCTATATGGCAGTCACTTCACATTTCATTGATAATACGTGGAAGTTGCAAA GTTTCTTTATGTCCCTGCCCCCACATAATGCCGAGGTTCTTGCCGATGCATTAAAACAATGCATTCAATCATGGAACTTGGATTTGAGATTGGCATCTATCACAGTAGATAATTGTACGACTAATGATGCTATGATGGACATCATAAAGGACTCTTTCCCATATGGTTCTCTACTTTTGGATGGTGAGTTCTTACGTATACGTTGTTCTGCACATATACTTAATCTAATTGTTCAAGATGGATTAAATGCTGTAGTGTATGATGGAGTTAATCGAATAAGGAAAAGTGTTGTGTTCTGGACTGGTTCTGATAAGAGAGTGCAAAAGTTTGAAGGTGTAGCTAATCAATTAGCCTCCGGTTACAAAAGGAAATTAACCCTTGATTGTAAAATTCGTTGGAATTCAACATATGAAATGCTTTGTGTTGCTATTAATTATAAGGAAGTGTTTGCTGTTTTAAGTGGTCGAGATAAACTATACAAAAACCCACCAACACCTGAAGATTGGGAAAAAGTTGGGAAAATATGTGAGTTATTGGAAGTGTTTGCTAAATTTACCCTTGATTTCTCTGCCTCAAAAACTCCTACGGCTAATATTTACTTTTCTAAAACTTGCAAACTTAAAATTACTCTATCTACTTGGCTTTCATCTCCATATGATTATGTTGTGAAGATGGCGGAAgtaatgttagagaaatataagaaatattag